In a single window of the Helicobacter felis ATCC 49179 genome:
- a CDS encoding disulfide bond formation protein B — protein sequence MEQTRKFYFLFSLAIIGIVSLPVGIGNLVLGFIYGDSPCIQCWAERQSMVYIGLAGLFILRYGLKPKYLAILLLIVAGGLYQSFYHYGNHALEDVGQGFALSILGLHTQFWAHVVFWFVVLILGGLLLFAPSFQVLAQEGGVYAHGSRRTYRDLTKANNWAFLIVGVIAITNMVQAFISTGPFPYLGQGDPIRFSWNLKENVWSAQNWKHMGFPRTWGKRIVESPILADDKHAWDRDYHNAPLQVRKELPLRSQITNSLALNAPISDLLFLSAPKTAPIGAPSNLLASPTLSEGCAPAPKPSHFHFSPNTFAGDNALFKNTFLIGTQKEGFYVVDKDLKTILTHFVLDKYYSATVENFVGVNMVGNVIRVMGQNKSSADVRYNPKTGDNFAQFVQGARQFEELGRNRLRTSRASTSYVLSARSDGTYTYMLSVPNARYKNLILISMLDQDLGLNSERIVQATTNTPLKAQRHLGEFYITGLTLYQGKLLALSKAFNTLLVIDPLSAQVLDAYGLPSQISNPSALALVEDALIVVGYEKGQNVFYKIDTTTFSPNMTPMIPQSQKAPELHSQGC from the coding sequence ATGGAACAAACTCGAAAATTTTACTTTCTTTTTTCCTTAGCCATTATTGGGATTGTTTCTTTGCCAGTAGGGATTGGCAATCTTGTATTGGGCTTTATTTATGGAGATTCACCCTGTATTCAGTGTTGGGCAGAACGCCAAAGCATGGTGTATATTGGTTTAGCCGGGCTGTTTATTTTGCGCTATGGCCTGAAGCCCAAATACTTAGCGATTTTGCTTCTAATTGTGGCCGGAGGGCTATACCAAAGCTTCTATCACTATGGCAACCACGCCCTAGAAGATGTCGGTCAGGGATTTGCGCTCTCCATTTTGGGGTTACACACGCAATTTTGGGCGCATGTGGTCTTTTGGTTTGTGGTATTAATTTTGGGAGGGCTGTTACTCTTTGCCCCTAGTTTTCAGGTTTTAGCTCAAGAGGGAGGGGTTTATGCACACGGAAGTCGGCGCACCTATCGCGATTTGACCAAAGCGAATAACTGGGCATTTCTCATCGTGGGCGTGATCGCCATCACAAACATGGTGCAAGCTTTCATTTCTACAGGTCCCTTTCCCTATCTAGGGCAGGGCGATCCCATCCGCTTTTCTTGGAATTTAAAAGAGAATGTTTGGAGCGCGCAAAATTGGAAGCACATGGGCTTTCCTAGAACTTGGGGAAAAAGAATCGTAGAATCTCCCATTTTAGCTGATGACAAACACGCATGGGATCGCGATTACCACAACGCTCCCCTGCAAGTGCGCAAAGAACTCCCTCTGCGATCGCAAATAACCAACTCTCTAGCCCTCAATGCTCCCATTAGTGATCTCTTATTCCTAAGTGCGCCCAAAACTGCCCCTATTGGTGCGCCTAGTAATCTTTTAGCTAGCCCCACCCTCTCTGAAGGTTGCGCCCCTGCCCCCAAGCCTAGCCATTTTCATTTTTCCCCCAACACTTTCGCCGGAGATAATGCGCTCTTCAAAAATACCTTTTTGATCGGCACACAGAAAGAGGGCTTTTATGTGGTGGATAAAGATTTAAAAACAATCTTGACACATTTTGTGCTGGACAAATACTATTCTGCAACGGTGGAGAATTTTGTAGGCGTAAATATGGTGGGCAATGTGATTAGGGTGATGGGTCAAAATAAAAGCAGTGCAGATGTGCGCTACAACCCTAAAACAGGGGATAATTTCGCGCAATTCGTGCAAGGGGCGCGCCAGTTTGAGGAATTGGGGCGCAACCGCTTACGCACAAGTCGGGCCTCAACTTCCTATGTGCTCAGCGCGCGCAGTGATGGCACTTATACTTATATGTTGAGTGTGCCCAATGCCCGTTACAAAAACTTGATCTTAATTAGCATGCTAGATCAAGATTTGGGCCTAAATTCTGAGCGTATAGTGCAAGCCACTACCAACACTCCGCTAAAAGCACAACGCCATTTAGGCGAGTTTTATATCACTGGGCTAACCCTCTATCAAGGCAAGTTATTGGCCTTGAGCAAAGCTTTTAACACTTTATTGGTGATCGATCCGCTCAGCGCACAAGTGCTCGATGCCTATGGTTTGCCTAGTCAAATTAGCAATCCTAGCGCGTTGGCTTTGGTTGAGGATGCGCTCATAGTGGTGGGTTATGAAAAGGGACAAAATGTTTTTTATAAGATAGATACCACGACCTTTTCTCCCAACATGACTCCTATGATTCCTCAGAGTCAAAAAGCTCCAGAATTGCACTCTCAAGGGTGCTAG